The following coding sequences lie in one Silurus meridionalis isolate SWU-2019-XX chromosome 19, ASM1480568v1, whole genome shotgun sequence genomic window:
- the dnase1l4.2 gene encoding deoxyribonuclease 1 like 4, tandem duplicate 2, whose product MANLKIASFNIRRLGPSKLSDENVVNYLIKIVSRYSIIVILEVVDKTGKAMAKFLKKLNSTGANKRHPYRMEMSSSLGRSLYKEQFACLYRPDKVKLTDTYQYEDNQEGDEDAFSREPFIMRFSLPDRMINDLVLIPVHTKPTDSEKEIDELYDVSMAVIKKWNTENIMILGDFNADGAYVSKKKMKKIRLRTDTDFHWLIGDDIDTTASLANDYTYDRIVVYKDKMLKAIVENSAKPFNFHASYKLSEEMALKISDHYPVEVSLKKKPVTKPKSRSKAVKRKAS is encoded by the exons ATG GCAAACCTGAAGATTGCATCCTTTAACATCAGGCGTCTTGGCCCAAGCAAGCTGTCAGATGAGAATGTTGTAAATTACCTTATAAAG ATTGTGTCTCGCTATAGCATAATTGTGATCCTTGAAGTAGTGGACAAGACAGGAAAGGCCATGGCGAAATTCCTGAAAAAGCTGAACAGCACAGG TGCTAACAAGAGGCATCCTTATCGTATGGAAATGAGTTCCAGTCTGGGTCGTTCGCTTTACAAGGAGCAGTTTGCGTGCCTCTATAG ACCAGACAAAGTCAAGCTGACTGACACCTACCAGTATGAGGACAACCAGGAAGGAGATGAGGACGCCTTCTCACGAGAGCCCTTCATTATGCGTTTCAGCTTACCTGACAGAA TGATAAACGACTTGGTTTTGATCCCGGTCCATACAAAGCCCACAGattcagagaaagaaatagatgaGCTGTATGATGTGTCCATGGCTGTTATCAAGAAATGGAACACCGAG AATATAATGATCCTGGGTGACTTTAATGCCGATGGTGCATACGTCTccaagaagaagatgaagaaaatcaGGCTCCGCACTGACACAGACTTCCACTGGCTTATAGGGGATGATATTGACACCACAGCCAGCCTGGCCAACGACTATACATACGACAG GATTGTGGTGTACAAGGACAAGATGTTGAAGGCAATAGTGGAGAATTCAGCGAAACCCTTCAACTTTCATGCGTCTTATAAGCTGTCAGAGGAAATG GCTCTGAAGATCAGTGATCATTATCCAGTGGAGGTGAGCCTAAAGAAGAAACCTGTAACAAAACCCAAAAGCCGGTCAAAGGCAGTGAAACGCAAAGCAAGCTAA
- the si:dkey-222f2.1 gene encoding intermediate filament protein ON3, whose protein sequence is MSMRSKRISSSCSVRSSGKLGGFGGYSTGFSTMSLGALSPSFSTSSSYFGAPIASISVNKSLLAPLNLEIDPNIQMVRTQEKEQMKSLNNRFASFIDKVRFLEQQNKMLETKLEVLQCQTPGRSNIEPMFEAYMANLRRQLDVVNNDKIKLDGELRNMQGLVEDFKHKYEDEINKRNNLENDFVILKKDVDSAYLVKADLEDKVGALTDEINFLKAIYDEELHEMQASIKDTCVIVQMDNSRNLNMDQIVAEVKVQYEEIAAKSREEAEAWYKSKYDQMASQATQYANELRNTKAEIAELNRMISRLQSEIESIKAQRTNMENQVAEAEERGELTVKEAKARIRDLEEALQRAKQDMARQLREYQELMNVKLALDIEIATYRKLLEGEEDRIVQQAVVNVQSMSNYSSKGMNGYQQFSSPSPKVLIKTTEFRDNTRYSTH, encoded by the exons ATGAGTATGAGAAGCAAGAGGATCAGTTCAAGCTGTTCTGTGCGCAGCAGCGGGAAGCTTGGCGGCTTTGGTGGCTACAGCACTGGGTTTAGCACAATGTCTCTTGGAGCTTTGTCACCCAGCTTCAGCACCAGCAGCTCTTACTTTGGTGCTCCCATAGCCAGCATCTCGGTCAACAAAAGCCTGCTGGCCCCCCTCAACCTGGAGATCGATCCTAACATCCAGATGGTGCGCACTCAGGAAAAAGAGCAGATGAAATCTCTTAACAACCGCTTTGCCTCCTTCATTGACAAG GTGAGGTTCCTGGAGCAGCAGAACAAGATGCTGGAAACCAAGTTGGAAGTGCTGCAGTGTCAGACCCCAGGCAGGTCCAACATTGAGCCCATGTTTGAGGCCTATATGGCCAATCTGCGCAGACAGCTTGACGTGGTCAACAACGACAAAATCAAGCTGGACGGAGAGCTGAGGAACATGCAGGGGCTGGTGGAAGACTTCAAGCACAA GTACGAGGACGAGATCAACAAGCGAAACAACTTGGAGAATGACTTTGTGATTCTGAAAAAG GATGTGGACTCTGCATACCTGGTGAAAGCTGATCTGGAAGATAAAGTGGGTGCTCTGACTGATGAGATCAACTTCCTCAAGGCTATTTATGATGAG GAGCTGCATGAGATGCAGGCCAGCATCAAGGACACCTGTGTCATAGTGCAGATGGACAACTCCCGCAACCTCAACATGGACCAGATCGTGGCTGAGGTCAAGGTCCAATATGAGGAGATCGCAGCCAAGAGCCGTGAGGAAGCTGAGGCCTGGTATAAGTCTAAG TATGACCAGATGGCCAGCCAGGCCACACAGTATGCTAACGAGCTGAGAAACACCAAGGCTGAGATCGCTGAGCTCAACCGCATGATCAGCCGCCTGCAAAGCGAAATTGAGTCCATCAAGGCCCAG CGCACCAACATGGAGAACCAGGTTGCCGAGGCAGAGGAGCGTGGTGAGCTGACTGTGAAGGAAGCCAAAGCTCGTATCAGAGACCTGGAGGAGGCTCTGCAGAGAGCCAAGCAGGACATGGCACGCCAGCTGAGGGAGTACCAGGAGCTCATGAACGTCAAACTGGCACTGGACATCGAGATTGCTACTTACAGGAAGCTGCTGGAAGGCGAGGAGGACAG gattgtACAGCAGGCTGTTGTCAACGTTCAATCCATGTCCAATTACA